A part of Paenibacillus sp. 481 genomic DNA contains:
- the hisIE gene encoding bifunctional phosphoribosyl-AMP cyclohydrolase/phosphoribosyl-ATP diphosphatase HisIE, with product MFNIDSLIERITWNEQGLVPAVVQDAVTKQVLMVAYMNRQSLKLTGRTGETVFWSRSRQSLWHKGATSGHTQRIISITLDCDADTLLIQVVPNGPACHTGQYTCFYETSTENTVSDPETTSVLFQLEQVIADREAERPEGSYTSYLFNQGVDKILKKLGEECSEVIIAAKNNDNNELCSEAGDLLFHLMVLLRERKLPLNEVLAQLKQRHQAVRAEHYNEHGKIKN from the coding sequence TTGTTCAACATAGACTCTTTGATCGAACGGATCACATGGAATGAGCAAGGATTAGTACCTGCTGTTGTGCAGGACGCTGTAACTAAACAAGTCTTAATGGTTGCTTATATGAATCGACAGTCGTTGAAATTGACAGGCCGGACGGGCGAAACTGTATTTTGGAGCCGCTCGCGACAATCGTTGTGGCATAAAGGTGCCACTTCTGGGCATACACAGCGCATCATATCCATTACATTGGATTGTGATGCCGATACGCTACTGATTCAAGTCGTGCCGAACGGCCCTGCTTGTCATACCGGACAATATACATGTTTCTATGAAACGAGTACGGAGAACACCGTGTCTGATCCCGAGACGACTTCGGTATTATTTCAATTGGAACAAGTTATCGCTGATCGCGAGGCTGAACGACCTGAAGGATCTTATACGTCGTATTTATTTAATCAGGGTGTGGACAAAATATTAAAAAAATTAGGGGAAGAGTGCTCCGAGGTCATTATCGCTGCAAAAAATAATGACAACAACGAGCTGTGCAGTGAGGCAGGTGATTTGTTGTTTCACTTAATGGTTCTTCTGCGTGAGCGCAAGCTACCACTGAATGAGGTGTTGGCGCAATTGAAACAGCGCCATCAGGCGGTGCGAGCAGAACATTATAATGAACACGGAAAAATAAAAAATTAG
- the hisF gene encoding imidazole glycerol phosphate synthase subunit HisF, which produces MLTKRIVPCLDVKDGRVVKGVNFVQLRDAGDPVELAAFYDREGADELVFLDISASVEGRATMIEVVRQTAGEISIPFTVGGGIAHVDDMMRILRAGADKIGINTAAVHNPQLITDGARKFGAQCIVVAIDARYNSDWKEWEVYSHGGRKSTGIRAVAWARQAEQLGAGEILLTSMDADGTKDGFDLQLTRTVSASVGIPVIASGGAGKAEHFTSAFVTGGADAALAASIFHYKELSIHDVKTELREKGVHVR; this is translated from the coding sequence ATGCTGACCAAACGAATAGTTCCTTGCTTGGATGTGAAAGACGGACGTGTTGTGAAGGGAGTCAACTTTGTTCAGCTCCGCGATGCGGGTGATCCCGTAGAGTTAGCTGCATTTTACGATCGAGAGGGTGCTGATGAGCTCGTCTTTCTGGATATATCTGCTTCTGTAGAAGGTCGGGCTACAATGATTGAAGTCGTGAGACAAACGGCTGGTGAGATTAGCATACCGTTTACCGTGGGTGGAGGAATTGCTCACGTTGATGATATGATGCGTATTTTACGTGCGGGTGCAGATAAAATCGGCATTAATACGGCCGCGGTACATAATCCCCAACTTATAACGGACGGAGCACGCAAGTTCGGAGCACAATGCATCGTAGTCGCTATAGATGCTCGATACAATTCAGATTGGAAGGAGTGGGAAGTGTATTCCCACGGTGGGCGTAAGTCTACAGGCATTCGCGCGGTCGCTTGGGCTCGCCAGGCTGAGCAGTTAGGAGCGGGCGAAATTTTGCTGACAAGTATGGATGCAGATGGCACGAAGGATGGTTTTGATCTTCAGTTGACGCGTACGGTTTCAGCAAGTGTGGGTATTCCGGTTATCGCCTCTGGGGGAGCGGGCAAGGCAGAGCATTTTACTTCGGCATTTGTAACAGGTGGGGCAGATGCGGCTTTGGCGGCTTCCATTTTTCATTATAAAGAGTTGTCTATTCATGATGTGAAAACAGAGCTGCGCGAAAAAGGGGTGCATGTGCGGTGA
- the hisA gene encoding 1-(5-phosphoribosyl)-5-[(5-phosphoribosylamino)methylideneamino]imidazole-4-carboxamide isomerase — MASFTIYPAIDIRDGKCVRLVQGDYGQETVYNEYPLEVAQRWAEEGASWIHLVDLDGAKAGQPINDKLIASIAQQVDAPVQVGGGLRTEADVERMLGLGVSRVIIGTAAIENRDFVERVLALYGERIAIGIDARDGYVATRGWLETSAVKAEVLASELAACGAQTFIFTDISRDGMMKGPNVEAIVAIAQASGRQVIASGGVSRLADVEALAEHVSDGVSGAIIGKALYTGDISLREAVQRTT; from the coding sequence ATGGCCTCATTTACGATATATCCAGCTATTGATATACGCGATGGAAAATGTGTGCGGCTCGTTCAGGGTGATTATGGTCAGGAGACGGTATATAACGAATACCCGTTAGAGGTTGCACAACGATGGGCAGAGGAAGGGGCATCGTGGATTCATCTCGTGGATTTAGACGGTGCTAAAGCAGGTCAGCCCATAAATGACAAGTTAATAGCCTCTATCGCGCAGCAAGTAGATGCGCCTGTGCAGGTAGGCGGCGGCTTACGCACAGAAGCTGATGTAGAGCGAATGCTCGGTCTTGGCGTATCCCGCGTCATCATAGGTACGGCTGCCATTGAAAATCGCGACTTTGTTGAGCGAGTATTGGCTCTATACGGTGAACGTATTGCAATTGGTATAGATGCAAGAGACGGATATGTAGCGACGCGGGGTTGGTTAGAAACGTCTGCTGTTAAGGCGGAAGTGTTAGCTTCTGAGTTAGCGGCATGCGGGGCTCAGACGTTTATATTCACCGACATCTCGCGGGATGGGATGATGAAAGGCCCTAACGTGGAAGCAATTGTAGCGATTGCGCAAGCATCAGGCCGTCAGGTCATTGCTTCAGGAGGCGTCAGTAGGTTGGCTGATGTAGAGGCGTTGGCAGAACATGTTTCAGACGGCGTGAGCGGTGCTATTATTGGTAAGGCATTATATACGGGTGACATTTCACTGCGCGAGGCGGTGCAGAGAACTACGTAG
- the hisH gene encoding imidazole glycerol phosphate synthase subunit HisH: protein MIAIVDYGMGNLHSVSRAVERLGYKPTVTANKDSLLQADGIILPGVGAFGDAMEMLRASGLDHVLRTAAERGIPLLGICLGMQLLFHESEEYGIHKGLSLLPGRVVRFAGDSYKVPHMGWNQVTWLQPSSVLTSSLVEGHVYFVHSYYVEVEEATDLIATCPYGGVEVAAIVGRSNVYGMQFHPEKSGELGLQLLRSFLELCHTRVHETP, encoded by the coding sequence ATGATTGCGATTGTCGATTATGGTATGGGCAATTTGCATAGTGTGAGCAGGGCGGTTGAGCGACTTGGCTATAAGCCGACCGTAACGGCAAACAAAGATAGTTTATTGCAGGCGGATGGCATTATTTTGCCGGGGGTAGGCGCATTTGGTGATGCGATGGAAATGCTGCGTGCAAGCGGGCTCGACCATGTACTGCGGACGGCTGCGGAGCGGGGAATTCCGTTATTGGGCATCTGTCTAGGCATGCAACTTCTCTTTCATGAGAGTGAGGAATACGGCATTCATAAAGGCTTATCCTTACTTCCTGGTCGGGTCGTTCGTTTTGCAGGAGATTCGTACAAGGTGCCACATATGGGGTGGAATCAGGTCACATGGTTGCAACCCAGCAGCGTGCTTACGTCTTCTTTAGTAGAGGGTCACGTGTACTTTGTTCATTCTTATTATGTAGAGGTAGAAGAAGCTACTGATTTAATCGCAACCTGTCCATATGGGGGCGTAGAAGTGGCTGCAATTGTCGGGCGCAGCAATGTGTACGGCATGCAGTTCCATCCGGAAAAAAGCGGAGAGCTAGGTTTGCAACTGCTGCGGAGCTTTTTGGAGTTGTGTCATACAAGAGTACATGAAACACCTTGA
- the hisB gene encoding imidazoleglycerol-phosphate dehydratase HisB: MTNTTQSVTTRSATIARKTYETDISLAFAVDGQGRSNIDSGVPFLNHMLDLFTKHGLFDLEVKAVGDIDIDDHHTVEDIGICLGQALREALGNKAGIKRYASVFVPMDEALAQVIIDVSNRPHFEYRAEYPSTQVGRFSTELVHEFLWKLALESRITLHVIVHYGKNTHHMIEAVFKALGRAIDEATSIDPRVQGVPSTKGVL; this comes from the coding sequence ATGACAAACACAACGCAATCTGTCACAACTCGTTCCGCTACGATTGCCCGTAAGACGTATGAAACGGATATTTCGTTAGCCTTTGCAGTAGATGGACAAGGTCGCAGCAACATAGATAGCGGCGTTCCTTTTTTGAATCATATGTTGGATTTGTTCACAAAGCATGGATTGTTTGACTTAGAAGTTAAAGCGGTGGGGGACATTGATATTGATGATCACCATACGGTTGAAGATATAGGTATTTGTCTAGGGCAAGCGCTGCGTGAGGCGCTTGGCAACAAAGCAGGAATTAAACGCTATGCGTCTGTATTCGTGCCGATGGATGAGGCCTTGGCTCAGGTCATTATCGATGTAAGCAATCGGCCACACTTTGAATATCGAGCTGAATATCCTTCCACCCAGGTAGGCCGATTCTCGACAGAGCTCGTGCATGAATTTTTGTGGAAGCTGGCCCTAGAGTCTCGCATCACACTGCACGTCATCGTTCACTACGGTAAAAATACGCATCATATGATTGAAGCCGTATTTAAAGCGCTCGGCCGCGCAATAGATGAGGCTACAAGCATTGATCCACGTGTACAAGGAGTGCCATCCACGAAAGGGGTGCTCTAA
- the hisD gene encoding histidinol dehydrogenase, which yields MRILKASEFSLNRQVDYGTPKQLETVKNILRDVREEKDAALLRYTALFDKVELTADQLLVPDACYAAAYTQVEPSFIEAIRQAAANIRTFHEQQKRRSWMDIQPDGTMLGQIVRPLARVGVYVPGGKASYPSSVLMNVIPAQVAGVREIVMVTPPGTNGQEDIDPYILVAAAEAGVREVYRAGGAQAIAALAYGTETIRPVDKICGPGNIYVALAKREVYGVVDIDSIAGPSEIVVLADSTANPAYVAADLLSQAEHDEMASAVLVTDSPALATAVADEVACQLAELPRRHIAAASLEHYGAIIVVDSLDEGVQIVNKLAPEHLEIMTADPMSWVGQIENAGAIFVGAYSAEPVGDYFAGPNHIIPTNGTARFASPVDVDMFIKKSSLIRYSKEALLQHGSTIMELARREGLEGHAKAIEIRLQAERKVD from the coding sequence ATGCGGATATTGAAAGCTTCTGAGTTCAGCTTAAATCGACAGGTTGATTACGGTACACCTAAGCAGTTGGAAACCGTAAAAAACATTTTACGCGATGTACGGGAAGAAAAAGATGCTGCCCTTCTGCGTTATACTGCCTTGTTTGACAAGGTGGAGTTAACAGCAGACCAATTGCTTGTACCTGATGCGTGTTATGCCGCTGCGTACACGCAGGTAGAGCCTTCGTTTATTGAGGCAATCCGACAGGCAGCCGCCAATATACGCACTTTTCACGAGCAGCAGAAGCGCCGCTCGTGGATGGATATTCAGCCGGACGGAACGATGCTCGGCCAAATTGTCCGCCCGTTAGCCCGCGTCGGCGTTTACGTGCCTGGAGGCAAGGCATCCTATCCATCGTCCGTGCTTATGAACGTCATTCCAGCACAAGTAGCAGGAGTGCGGGAAATTGTAATGGTTACACCGCCGGGAACGAACGGCCAAGAGGACATCGATCCGTACATCCTCGTTGCGGCGGCTGAGGCCGGTGTACGGGAGGTATATCGTGCAGGTGGGGCGCAAGCCATTGCTGCACTGGCGTATGGGACGGAGACGATACGTCCCGTCGATAAAATTTGCGGGCCAGGCAACATTTATGTGGCGTTGGCGAAGCGGGAAGTGTACGGCGTCGTCGATATCGATAGTATCGCCGGACCGTCCGAAATTGTCGTGCTTGCTGATAGCACAGCCAATCCGGCCTATGTGGCCGCAGATTTGCTCTCGCAGGCGGAGCACGACGAGATGGCGTCAGCGGTGCTAGTCACTGACTCGCCAGCACTGGCAACAGCTGTGGCGGATGAGGTTGCCTGCCAACTTGCAGAGTTGCCACGGCGTCATATTGCCGCGGCCTCGTTGGAGCACTACGGCGCCATTATTGTCGTAGATTCACTTGACGAGGGCGTGCAAATCGTCAATAAGTTGGCGCCGGAGCATTTGGAAATCATGACCGCCGACCCGATGAGCTGGGTCGGGCAAATCGAGAACGCTGGCGCTATATTTGTTGGCGCATATAGCGCGGAGCCGGTAGGCGACTATTTTGCAGGACCGAATCATATTATTCCGACGAACGGTACGGCACGCTTTGCGTCGCCGGTAGACGTCGATATGTTCATAAAAAAATCGAGTCTTATTCGTTATAGCAAGGAAGCACTGTTGCAGCATGGCTCTACGATTATGGAGCTGGCTCGGCGTGAAGGACTAGAAGGACATGCAAAAGCGATTGAGATACGCCTCCAAGCTGAAAGGAAGGTCGATTAG
- the hisG gene encoding ATP phosphoribosyltransferase, whose protein sequence is MQDWLKVAMPKGRIYKQASALFREAGFFVPEEEDDSRKLRIDVPEAGMQFIMAKPVDVPTYVEYGVADIGIVGKDVLLEENKDVYELLDLGIGRCRMSVIGLPDWQPAIHPRVATKYPNIASKYFRERGQQVEVIKLNGSIELAPLIGLADRIVDMVETGKTLQENGLIEMEEMFGITSRLIANRVSYRMKSESIQALCDRLQSLTTDCKLR, encoded by the coding sequence TTGCAAGATTGGCTAAAAGTTGCGATGCCGAAGGGCCGCATTTATAAACAAGCTTCCGCTTTGTTCCGAGAAGCGGGATTCTTCGTTCCAGAAGAGGAAGACGATTCGCGCAAGTTAAGAATTGATGTACCAGAAGCGGGTATGCAATTCATTATGGCAAAACCAGTAGATGTACCTACGTACGTAGAGTATGGGGTTGCTGATATAGGCATTGTCGGTAAAGACGTGTTGTTGGAGGAAAACAAAGACGTGTATGAACTGCTCGATCTGGGCATCGGGAGATGCAGAATGTCGGTTATCGGTCTTCCAGATTGGCAGCCTGCCATTCATCCACGAGTGGCAACGAAGTATCCGAATATAGCATCGAAATACTTTCGTGAACGAGGGCAGCAAGTGGAGGTCATTAAACTTAACGGCTCCATCGAGTTGGCGCCGCTTATTGGTCTTGCTGATCGGATTGTTGATATGGTGGAAACGGGCAAGACATTGCAGGAAAACGGACTCATTGAAATGGAAGAAATGTTCGGGATTACGAGTCGCCTCATTGCGAACCGAGTTAGTTACCGGATGAAAAGTGAATCGATACAAGCTTTATGCGACCGCTTGCAGTCCTTAACGACGGATTGCAAGTTGCGATAG
- a CDS encoding ATP phosphoribosyltransferase regulatory subunit: MTKPKMFEKPSGVRDYLPEAVVKLRHIEKQSLACMERWGYRQIITPTMEFYDTVGAASSTSDHKLFKLLNQRGTTMVLRSDVTAPIARIVASLLKEEAFPIRLSYHANVFRSMEEEAGREAEFYQTGAELIGDATAEADAEAIALSIACLQEIGFERFKVAIGHLGFIESLFEDTLSGSVEAQARLKDCLVQRDVVGYRDYVRSLEVDASAVERLEAVLHLRGGRIVCERARQLVTEPIAAAAIAHLEEVWSVLQAYGVEAHLMLDLTMVGDFSYYTGTIFEGYVEDIGFPVMSGGRYDNLLQQFGRQAPATGFALKTSRIVDAIQGECTAFINGKPIHIQYDASHREAALAEATRLRGEGKVVITKLIDGAVKNGAANDEVANEGKAGDGACKIG; this comes from the coding sequence GTGACGAAGCCTAAAATGTTCGAAAAGCCGTCAGGGGTACGTGATTATTTGCCAGAGGCGGTTGTGAAGCTGCGTCATATTGAGAAGCAGTCGCTTGCATGTATGGAACGGTGGGGGTACAGGCAGATTATTACACCGACTATGGAATTTTACGATACGGTTGGAGCTGCCAGTTCAACATCTGATCATAAATTGTTCAAGTTGTTAAACCAGCGGGGTACTACGATGGTGCTGCGATCAGATGTTACGGCCCCAATTGCACGTATTGTTGCTTCCTTATTGAAGGAAGAAGCATTTCCAATCCGGCTTTCTTATCATGCGAATGTGTTCCGTTCCATGGAGGAGGAAGCGGGCAGAGAAGCGGAGTTCTATCAGACGGGTGCAGAGCTAATTGGTGATGCGACGGCAGAGGCGGATGCAGAAGCGATAGCTTTATCGATTGCGTGCTTGCAGGAGATAGGATTTGAGCGCTTTAAAGTTGCGATAGGGCATCTTGGCTTTATCGAATCTTTGTTTGAAGACACATTGTCGGGCAGTGTTGAAGCTCAAGCTCGTCTAAAAGATTGCCTCGTGCAGCGGGATGTCGTTGGCTACAGAGACTACGTCAGATCATTAGAAGTAGATGCGAGTGCAGTGGAACGGCTGGAAGCAGTGCTCCATTTGCGAGGTGGACGAATCGTCTGTGAGCGTGCGAGACAGCTCGTAACTGAGCCGATTGCGGCAGCGGCAATCGCCCATCTGGAAGAGGTGTGGAGTGTGCTGCAAGCTTACGGTGTAGAAGCTCATTTAATGCTCGATTTAACGATGGTAGGCGATTTTTCATACTATACGGGTACGATCTTTGAAGGTTATGTGGAGGATATAGGCTTTCCTGTTATGAGTGGTGGGCGCTATGACAATTTGCTTCAGCAGTTTGGACGGCAAGCTCCCGCAACAGGCTTTGCACTTAAAACGTCGCGTATTGTGGATGCCATTCAGGGCGAATGCACGGCATTCATTAACGGCAAGCCAATACACATTCAATATGATGCATCGCATCGTGAAGCAGCTTTAGCGGAGGCCACGCGCTTGCGTGGTGAAGGAAAGGTCGTTATTACTAAGCTCATTGATGGAGCGGTCAAAAATGGGGCAGCTAATGATGAGGTAGCTAATGAGGGGAAAGCAGGTGATGGAGCTTGCAAGATTGGCTAA
- a CDS encoding acyltransferase, with protein MAKKENISSLSIYRALAMLAVLFIHATSEAIAKTKGSDLFFGYNFINTFSKFAVPSFIMLTCFVLFYNYGGRKLDGSMLTGFYRKRLKYILLPYFICSICFFTLIHFTHYPNRELGDTLSSLAIKLLTGSAYTHLYYVFLIIQFYIIFPLMLLVLRSTRVAAWAIPIGLILQWGFVIWNKYDLQVTSKGSLLISYASYVMLGAYLGIYWDRVKGWFQGGIGIDRGRYRLQTVLLWLSWLTVGLAHVLLWHATHLHKARVNTLWYEGLWNVHSLLSCIVLLQAAAYIERKWSSSTVQKISRFGDMTFGIYLLHPLFLLVYRRFQWHDGDPLLYPLYIAGAFAVALFVTWAVVALLYRYVKFAWIFFGTGPRPTTVSMAKPDADGRTLGG; from the coding sequence GTGGCTAAAAAAGAAAATATTTCTTCGCTCTCTATTTATCGTGCATTGGCGATGCTTGCTGTCTTATTCATTCATGCAACATCGGAAGCAATAGCGAAGACAAAGGGTTCAGATTTGTTTTTCGGATATAACTTTATTAACACGTTCAGCAAGTTTGCCGTACCTTCATTTATTATGCTGACATGCTTCGTCTTGTTCTACAATTATGGAGGTAGAAAGCTAGATGGCTCTATGCTTACAGGATTTTATCGAAAAAGATTGAAATACATATTGCTCCCGTATTTTATATGTTCCATTTGTTTCTTTACCTTAATCCATTTTACGCATTATCCGAACCGCGAATTGGGTGATACGCTCAGTTCGTTGGCCATCAAGTTGTTGACAGGTTCGGCGTATACGCATTTGTATTACGTATTTCTTATTATTCAGTTCTACATCATATTTCCGTTAATGTTATTGGTGTTGCGTTCAACTCGCGTAGCCGCTTGGGCAATTCCAATCGGTCTCATTCTGCAATGGGGATTCGTCATTTGGAATAAGTACGACTTGCAAGTTACGAGCAAAGGAAGCTTGCTTATATCGTATGCGAGCTATGTGATGTTAGGAGCATACTTGGGGATATATTGGGATCGGGTTAAAGGCTGGTTCCAAGGTGGAATCGGCATAGATAGAGGACGTTATAGGCTGCAGACGGTGCTACTATGGCTAAGTTGGTTGACAGTCGGATTAGCGCATGTGCTGCTGTGGCATGCAACGCATCTTCATAAAGCAAGGGTGAACACCTTGTGGTACGAAGGTTTGTGGAACGTGCATTCGTTGCTTTCATGTATTGTGCTACTGCAAGCGGCGGCTTATATCGAACGAAAATGGTCGTCTTCAACGGTACAAAAAATTAGTAGGTTCGGAGACATGACCTTCGGTATTTACCTACTCCATCCGCTGTTCCTGCTAGTGTACAGGAGATTCCAATGGCATGACGGCGATCCGCTCTTGTACCCGTTGTATATTGCGGGGGCATTTGCAGTTGCGCTGTTTGTTACGTGGGCTGTAGTCGCTTTATTATATCGCTATGTGAAGTTTGCATGGATCTTTTTTGGAACAGGACCGAGACCGACAACTGTATCAATGGCGAAGCCAGATGCAGACGGTCGAACGTTAGGTGGATAA
- a CDS encoding polysaccharide deacetylase family protein has product MLMKRTVAIVVMVVLLFTTLNMETSGANALTYHMSWEDKRWKNGKAVKVGNEWYVPVDALSEAYGVKVATSNHNKTLQLLSTDNEKSKWKHSPVYYSNEVVVLMYHNVEPNPNHVSIISPEHFEKHMKAILTNGFNFITMDEYRDYMLKGRPVPPNAVLLTFDDGYETFYPHVYPTLRKYNIPATNFVIVSTISNNKTVGRPKLKWEQMREMQRGGVTFFSHTFDSHSYMSVNKKGTQRPMLFRPVYLKKEKRMETRQEFLNRIRTDLSKAEQLLEKELGNRYSALAFPFGAYSKDVLEICRELGIELTFTIKPGINKRLNKNAFRINGGNQKISSDDLILSMRNRGAKYPLKGAKSNYKVLWNGVEVTLNSSPIVRKGEWYLPLKQLNDKFGLKYELDRKKETITLFPGK; this is encoded by the coding sequence ATGTTGATGAAACGCACGGTTGCTATAGTCGTGATGGTAGTACTGCTATTTACGACTTTAAATATGGAGACTTCTGGTGCTAACGCTCTAACCTACCATATGTCTTGGGAAGATAAGCGTTGGAAAAATGGTAAAGCAGTTAAGGTAGGCAACGAATGGTATGTCCCTGTTGACGCTTTGTCTGAAGCATACGGTGTAAAAGTAGCAACCAGCAATCACAACAAGACACTACAACTACTTTCGACGGACAATGAGAAATCAAAGTGGAAACATAGTCCCGTATACTACAGCAATGAAGTTGTTGTTCTGATGTATCATAATGTCGAGCCGAACCCTAATCACGTATCTATTATTTCGCCAGAACATTTTGAGAAGCATATGAAAGCAATACTGACGAATGGGTTTAATTTTATTACAATGGATGAGTATCGCGATTATATGTTGAAAGGGCGGCCAGTTCCGCCGAATGCGGTATTGCTGACATTTGATGATGGATATGAAACGTTCTATCCACATGTGTATCCAACGCTGCGCAAGTATAATATTCCGGCCACTAACTTTGTTATTGTGTCTACAATTAGCAATAACAAGACGGTAGGTAGACCTAAGCTGAAGTGGGAGCAAATGCGTGAGATGCAAAGAGGGGGTGTTACCTTCTTTAGCCATACATTTGACTCGCATTCGTATATGTCAGTTAATAAGAAGGGGACACAGCGTCCGATGTTGTTCCGTCCCGTTTATTTGAAAAAAGAAAAACGAATGGAAACAAGACAAGAATTTTTGAATCGTATTCGCACAGACTTGTCCAAAGCTGAGCAATTGCTAGAAAAGGAATTAGGCAACCGTTATTCGGCCTTAGCTTTTCCGTTTGGTGCATACAGCAAAGACGTGCTCGAAATTTGCCGCGAACTAGGGATTGAACTTACATTTACAATTAAACCAGGAATCAACAAGCGCCTAAATAAGAACGCATTTCGAATTAATGGTGGTAACCAAAAAATTTCGTCAGATGACTTAATCCTTTCGATGCGCAATCGTGGAGCGAAGTATCCACTGAAGGGTGCAAAGTCGAATTATAAAGTGTTATGGAATGGTGTAGAAGTTACCTTGAATAGCTCTCCGATCGTTCGAAAAGGGGAGTGGTACTTACCATTGAAACAATTAAACGACAAATTTGGTCTGAAATATGAACTTGATCGAAAAAAGGAGACAATTACACTGTTTCCCGGGAAATAA
- a CDS encoding acyltransferase: protein MRNVERYPVEGPNSLWQIYRTVSPWKGMRNFVCIQLARYCPSLRVKRWIYCRLLGMKVGQYTAFGLMAMVDVFFPEKIEIGDNSIIGYNATILTHEYLIHEYRLGNVYIGSNVLIGANSTILPGVTIGDGAVVAAGTVVHKDVLAGQMVGGNPMQVIRSVSSEASATV, encoded by the coding sequence GTGAGAAACGTTGAGCGGTATCCGGTAGAGGGACCGAACAGCTTGTGGCAAATATACCGTACGGTAAGTCCGTGGAAGGGTATGCGTAACTTTGTATGTATTCAATTGGCACGCTACTGCCCATCGCTGCGTGTAAAGCGCTGGATTTATTGTCGGTTGTTAGGTATGAAGGTGGGTCAATATACAGCGTTTGGCTTAATGGCGATGGTCGATGTCTTTTTTCCAGAAAAGATTGAAATCGGGGACAACTCTATTATTGGTTACAACGCAACGATATTGACGCATGAGTATTTAATCCACGAATATCGTCTGGGCAACGTGTACATTGGAAGCAATGTATTGATCGGGGCGAACAGCACGATTTTACCTGGTGTTACGATCGGAGATGGAGCAGTCGTTGCGGCAGGGACGGTCGTGCACAAAGATGTGCTTGCAGGGCAAATGGTTGGCGGCAATCCGATGCAAGTGATTCGATCGGTAAGCAGCGAGGCAAGTGCGACGGTGTAA
- the ppaX gene encoding pyrophosphatase PpaX — MIQTVLFDLDGTIIDTNELIIETFLHVLKDVAPEPLTREHLIPSMGMPLEYQMRLFSKREQVDDLTAAYRAYNLTRHDELVREFPNVSEVIERLHQAGITLGVVTTKVRPSTERALRMFGLFEQMATIVTIQDVEHAKPHPEPVLRAIELLGADPATTLMVGDSPADIQSANAAGAISCGVAWSLKGEAVLRQYEPRHIIHDMRDIYALVGLERDAGEKR; from the coding sequence ATGATTCAAACCGTTTTGTTTGATCTGGACGGAACCATTATTGATACAAATGAGCTTATTATAGAAACATTTTTGCACGTATTAAAAGATGTTGCTCCAGAGCCACTGACACGGGAACATCTAATTCCAAGTATGGGAATGCCGCTTGAATATCAGATGCGATTGTTCAGTAAGCGTGAACAGGTGGACGATTTAACGGCAGCTTATCGGGCATATAATTTGACTCGTCACGATGAGTTAGTGCGCGAGTTCCCAAATGTGTCCGAAGTGATAGAGCGATTGCATCAAGCGGGCATTACGCTTGGCGTCGTCACGACGAAAGTACGACCATCTACAGAGCGGGCCTTGCGGATGTTTGGCTTGTTTGAGCAAATGGCGACAATTGTCACCATTCAAGATGTAGAGCATGCGAAGCCGCATCCTGAACCGGTGCTGCGTGCGATTGAGCTGTTGGGAGCTGACCCAGCGACAACGTTGATGGTTGGGGACAGCCCGGCAGACATTCAGTCCGCGAATGCGGCAGGGGCTATTTCATGCGGTGTTGCATGGTCACTAAAAGGAGAAGCGGTGCTTCGTCAATATGAGCCACGCCATATCATTCATGACATGCGCGATATATACGCGCTCGTCGGATTGGAGCGGGACGCAGGTGAGAAACGTTGA